A region from the Benincasa hispida cultivar B227 chromosome 8, ASM972705v1, whole genome shotgun sequence genome encodes:
- the LOC120082458 gene encoding uncharacterized protein LOC120082458, producing the protein MACFLLCSKPQQKNPISDSVENVQKKELLGNGVNGEEDFSSDNSKALSQNGNRVMVVVDWSVEAKQALEWTLSHAVQNNDTIVLVHVLKSLKLQRFEFGNKVNYIKAHKLLFSMRNMCLKTRPEVQVEVALLEGKERGPIIVKEAKKHKLSLLVLGQRKRPILRRLLNRWATRRNRRRRKKKTCRATAEYCIQNSSCMTIAVRKKSKQIGGYLITTKSHKNFWLLA; encoded by the exons ATGGCTTGCTTCTTGCTTTGTTCTAAGCCACAACAGAAAAACCCCATCTCAGATTCTGTGGAAAATGTTCAAAAAAAGGAGCTTTTGGGGAATGGTGTCAATGGGGAAGAAGATTTCAGCTCTGATAACTCCAAAGCTTTGTCTCAAAATGGAAACAGAGTAATGGTGGTTGTGGATTGGAGTGTTGAGGCTAAACAAGCTTTGGAATGGACACTCTCTCATGCTGTTCAGAACAATGATACCATTGTTCTTGTTCATGTTCTTAAAAGTTTGAAGCTTCAAC GTTTTGAGTTTGGTAACAAGGTGAATTACATAAAGGCCCATAAGCTTCTCTTTTCTATGAGAAATATGTGCCTAAAGACAAGACCTGAG GTACAAGTAGAGGTAGCATTGCTGGAAGGGAAAGAAAGAGGTCCAATAATTGTGAAGGAAGCAAAGAAACATAAACTTTCACTTTTGGTACTTGGCCAAAGAAAGAGGCCGATTCTCCGGCGTCTATTGAACAGATGGGCAACAAGACGCAATcggaggaggaggaagaagaagacttgTCGAGCAACAGCAGAGTATTGCATACAGAACTCATCTTGTATGACCATTGCAGTAAGGAAGAAGAGCAAACAGATTGGAGGATATTTGATCACAACCAAAAGTCACAAGAACTTTTGGCTCTTGGCTTGA
- the LOC120082457 gene encoding ADP,ATP carrier protein ER-ANT1: MATKSEKFSADFVMGGVAAIVAKTAAAPIERVKLLLQNQGEMIKRGHLKNPYLGIHHCFRTVLREEGLFSLWRGNQANVIRYFPTQAFNFAFKGYFKTKFGRSKEKDGYIKWFAGNVASGSAAGATTSLFLYHLDYARTRLGTDAKDGGSNSQRQFKGILDVYRKTLSSDGIVGLYRGFSVSIVGITLYRGMYFGIYDTLKPLVLVGQFEGNFFASFLLGWSITTFSGVCAYPFDTLRRRMMLTSGQTLKYRSGLHAFSEIIRHEGIAALFRGVTANMLVGVAGAGVLAGYDQLHQIACRHGYSFGGQHRIASK; this comes from the exons ATGGCGACAAAATCCGAGAAATTTTCGGCGGATTTTGTGATGGGTGGAGTTGCGGCGATTGTAGCCAAAACTGCAGCCGCACCCATTGAGAGAGTCAAGCTTTTGTTGCAGAATCAGGGAGAAATGATTAAGAGAGGGCATCTTAAGAACCCATATCTCGGCATTCATCACTGTTTCAGAACAGTTTTAAGAGAAGAAGGCCTTTTCTCGCTATGGAGGGGAAATCAAGCTAATGTTATTCGATATTTCCCTACTCAG GCTTTCAACTTTGCGTTCAAAGGTTACTTCAAAACGAAATTTGGGCGGTCGAAAGAGAAGGATGGGTACATCAAGTGGTTTGCTGGAAATGTTGCTTCAGGAAGTGCTGCAGGAGCAACTACATCTTTGTTTCTGTATCATTTGGATTATGCACGCACTCGGCTTGGCACTGATGCAAAGGACGGTGGCAGTAACAGTCAGCGCCAGTTTAAAGGGATATTGGATGTCTACAGAAAAACATTGTCAAGTGATGGAATTGTTGGTCTATACCGAGGATTTAGCGTTTCGATTGTGGGAATTACTCTGTACAGGGGCATGTATTTTGGGATTTACGACACTTTGAAGCCTCTTGTTCTGGTTGGACAGTTTGAG GGGAACTTTTTTGCTAGTTTCTTATTGGGGTGGAGTATTACAACCTTTTCTGGGGTATGTGCTTATCCTTTCGACACACTACGACGAAGAATGATGCTTACATCTGGACAAACCCTGAAGTACCGTAGCGGTTTGCATGCATTTTCTGAGATCATTCGCCATGAGGGCATTGCTGCTCTTTTTCGAGGAGTCACGGCCAATATGCTTGTTGGTGTTGCAGGGGCTGGCGTTCTTGCAGGCTACGATCAATTGCACCAAATTGCATGTAGACATGGTTATTCCTTTGGAGGACAGCATCGAATAGCCTCAAAATGA